aaatttaataaaagaaaATGTTATTTCCTACTCCCTCACCATCGTTGCCTTTGACGCCACCACCTCTACCCTTGTTGTTGCCACCATTCTTGCTTGACATCCACCGTCGACACCGTCATCACAGGTTAAATTACCAAAAACAATGTAAATATATGTCTAAATTATACCGTCGACACGTCATCACAGGTtaaattaccaaaaaaaaaaaatgtaaatataTGTCTAAATTATAATTAGTTTCATTATAACCACTGGTTAAGTTAcataaaaaaaagtaaataaataaatgtaaaCTTGTGTCTAACTTTAAATTAACTGCATTAGAAGAGGACCAAATACTTGAGTCAAATGATACTTTCCATCATGATCATGAAATCCAAGTTGTTGGTTTACAAAACATATTCTAAAATCATCCTCTAAACAATTATCATCATCTCCCCTCCAAAAACTCCCAAATGAAAACTCATCCTTTTCACACATTTCTCCCAACACCTTCTCAACTTCCTCCATACAACCATTAGATCCTTCCAACGTAGAACCCTCCGCCGCCACCCTACATGGCGACCGCCGTTGCTGCCCACCCATAACCGCGGCGGCACAATGCTCTAGAGCCGCCTTTCTTGTCCTTCTAAACTTCCTTTTCATACATACCTTTATTTTTCTCCAAACTTTGATAGGGAGCTTGAGCAACACAAACACGAGAATCTGTAAAATCAAACATTGGCAGCAACACGATAACACGAGACAATCTCCACCGATTATGCCCCATTCGTGTCGATCCATGGCTGGGATGAGAGAGAGACAATAACAAGGGTAGTTATGTAAATCATGTCTTTGTAATGAAGTGTTTATTGTGTTTGAAAATGTTGAAAATGGAAAGGTGTGAAGCAATGATATAGTTGAAGCCTCAAAGGTATATGAAAATATACGGTGATGGGTAATGACTTGCAACGCACTCCACCTAATGCATGTGGAGTAGTGTACCCCAAGAAACTAAAATGTAATTAGGTGTGAGCTGTCTCAATAATTATGGTTTGCTTTTTTTATTGGTTACATTTGTTGTGTTACTTTAGAAACCGTATATATGGTCTGACTTTGAATAGGATATGAAATCAGTTTAGGTTTCTACGAAAGATATGACATTCACACTAGGATACTTAGGGTAGCTATataaaaagatattttttttctttgatagctaaataaaaaaaatctaaaataaaACTATATCAATATTCAAGGACGTAGTTACATACTCCGTTACACTATCCCCATTCACAACCCAAATTCAACCCAacctttaattaaaaaaaaaaactaatttctcTTTCTTGAATCTACACAACTCAACATTTCATTCCTATTAACAATCCAACCCAAACCGACATTTATTAAATataaatttattttatattaaaaatgtgtttttaaacCAAATCTATTTTTAATTAAACTTGTATCGGGATGTTCAGAAAATTATTTTAAGAAATATTGTGTATTTAGTTTTTCTTGTAAGTTTAATTATAAAAGGTTAATTGAGTAATTTAATTGATGGGGGAAATAGTAATTAATAAAAAAGGTGCAACCAATCAAGTTTGGACAAGTGGATAAAGTTGAGCATGGTCTTGGGTCATGACCTAGGTTGCTCCAAGTTGTGGGTTTcaatttctctttttttttttttttaattttaatacaaCCAATATTATTTTGCCAAGTGGCAACAAACTTAAACAAAGGTCACCGATGAGGATAGTCTTACAGAGTCACCAGAATAGATTGACTTTTCGCCCATTTATAGATCGATTTCTTTTTCGAGTGACACCAATGTTTTTCTGAATGTGGCTCCATTAGTTAAATAAGCCCACGTTGAAGCGAAAATAAAAGGAGAAAGCTAAAAAATGTGGTTTACTTAGCAGGTTCGGGTTCGTTTTTCATTCCTAGTTACATGGCATTGAGAACGGTGATGATGATTATAAAAGTCAAGTCACTAAATTTTTCTTTTAAGATCCGGAAGGTTTGATGTCCGTCTTTAATTGAGAGTGATTTTGAAATCCATATTAAAGAAAAGTAAAAGAAATAGGCATCTGTCAAATTGTCGTAAAAGATAGGATAAAGAATTCAAAAGAAAAAGTCAAATGCAATTCATTTTGATGCTGAAATAcgtttaaaatcattttgaatTCTGATTACTTtgttgaaaaagatttttgggttTAAAGAATAGATAGGGATTTTTAAGTTTGGGCCGCTATTCAACATATTGGATTGTATGTTGAGTTTTGGTATatttattttgtgtttttttatttaatttaaaacgaTAATGTTATATTAATTACTGCATCAAATTTTTATTATGTGATTAACATGATCCGACATAAAATGTCGAGCAACGAAATGGAGCCGTGGGCAACGGCCCTTTCCCTCTTACCTTGATTATAGTATCACACCCATAACACAGATCGTAATCGCTCATAAAGGTGCTTCCTTTCTCCCTAAATTTCATTTTTTTGTACTAATTTTGGGTTTTTTTCCTTGTGATTTGAAGTTCATTCTCTTGTTTGTGAAAAGGGGTTTTGCACTTTTACTTACCTAAGGTTTGTAGGTTATTGCTTTGCTGAATTTGGTTTGATTGGTTTGTTTTGATGATTTTTTATCTAGGTTTGGTTGAATTAGTGTTTAGTTTTAGTGGGTTTTTGTTATCTTTTtgagtttattatttttttgatgttCAGTAAACTAGATTTTGTTTATAAATTTTGGCATTTTTGTTCTAGGATATTACATGATCTTGGAAATTATTGCTTTTTAGTGTGTAAACCACTAAAAGAATCTAAAAAACCAAGGAAAAAAAACCATCGAATTGGGTTTTACGGTAGTAATGCTATCGAATGAGTGTTTTCGGATAGTGGATGAAGAAAGTGATGTGATACTGCAGGATTAGATGGAGTTAGGGTACCTTTGGATAGTGATATCACCCCTAAGGAGTTTCTTACATATGTACATAACAAGAGTGTATCTAACCCAATACAATGGTATGTCCACATGCTAGATCGAGAGTTACGTTGCAAAACGTGTCTAATTCATTACCAACTTTGTCAGCTTTACACCTTTCAGTGTGTCTAAAAAAACAAGAATATACTTCTAGGCCAGGGGCGGATCTACATTGAATGATACGAGTTTACGCGAACTCACGACGTTTCGGAATTTTAATAGAGATTATATTTGAAAAACAACAATGAACCCATAAATATTATTGGAAATACACCCATAAGCAAAAACAATTTACAGTTTAGTGGTTAAGGCTCCTCTTAACAAAACAAAGGATCTCTTGTTCGAGACCCACTAGCATCATAATTTTTGCAAATATAATTGAATTGTGATTTTGTTACGTACTGCACCCgtttaggggtgagcaaaaggaaaaacccgacccgacccgagaaccgatcaaacataaaatatagaaccgattcactaccctaaatatagggtcggttccggtccataggtcaaagtcgggtttcaccatgaaaagaaccgagaaccgacccgacccgacccgattttatatgaaaaattggaaccgatctaaatacctaggtacttgggttcgggtcgggttgggtaattttcgggtcggttctcggttattttcgatccggacctaaacttgctaACCCCTAGTTTGTAGAAGTAGAAGCAAGGGACCAAATTGTACATACCAGTAACCCATTTATAGAAGTAGAAGCAAGGGACCAAATTAGTTCTTCACTGTTCATTTATGTTTCTTCTTTCTTTCAAAGTATTGGTTTCCATTTTCTTAATTTGCTAATGGAATTATTAATTATGTAAATTTTCAATTTATTAATTTCCTATTAAGTTAGAAAATGTGAATATGATTATACGAATACTGTTAAATTGCTAATGCATAATGAAATGATTATGTGACGAACCTTACTCGACCCGACCTGACCCGATCCGAACCGTCAAACCGACCTGAAAATTTTCATGTTTGgttatataaaatttgaacagCTAAAAATAGTGAACCCACCGGAAaaaattcctggatccgccactgttcTAGGCTATATCTATAAATATATTACGCAAGTTAAAAAACATTCAAATTTAATTCACACACATctattaaataaataactaagtTGTGTCACGTGTTACAATAAATACAACAGTAAAATGTCAAAATTGTTTATGATGTTTGATCACTTTTCCACTTCAATctaaaaatgaaactttttgtaACTCGACCtctaggtagcgtttggtatgaaggaatggaaggtggaatggaatggatcattctaaTGGAATGAAAAGgaacatgtttggttatcatgtggtaatgaaatggagcattccaaaggaatgtaactccttccaaatataataattttcattccttagtatgtaggtgttttttttccattccttcaaggaatggaaagaaatatgttattattattattattattattattattattattattattattattattattattattattatatttatatttatatgtattaatattcatactaatattaatatatatcaaaaatctattattaattttttatcattaatatattattattattattattattattattgttattattattattattattattattattattattattattattattattattattattattattattattattattattgaggcaattatatttctgtcgtttttaatacagttgtgtttcgttacctcatctttttttgtttatcaaattgtacaaagtaatgattcattctattcacgtatgagtaaccaaacatcacaattgaatgcaatgatccatttcattccgttgtccattccattacctcgtccatttcaTTCTttcatctattccattaccccataccaaacagacccttaaggttttatttttgttgtcattttcatccacgAGGTACGGTATAGATGGGGTGGTTGTGGCGGCGGCAGTGGTGGTGATAGAGGTAGAGAAGAGAGAAGGATAAAAGATAAGAGTGTgtgtggtgtgtgtgtgtgtgtgtatggtgtgtgtgtgtgtgtgtttatagtggcgaagcttgaatgAAAACTCAGATGGTCGTACTCTCAAAATCCAAATCGTTAGGGGTCGAACTCTtaaaaaatccaatattttaatATTCATAAATTTTCGGTAAAATTATCACTAAGAGTGAAAAAACGTTGAGGACAGGGGTAGCTTCGCCAATACGTGTATtatggttaatttattattatttttattccaaaggtaaaaaagaaaaaaaataaatgcGTATATACAAATGTGTgtgcatgtgtatatatatatcatagGGATGAGCATGGTAACCATTCGGTACCGGCACCTTCAATCGAAAAATGAGGAAAATtggtaccagtaccgaaaatacCCGGTACAGTTCAGTACCAGTAGTGTACCAGTTCAGTATCGGTACccagtaccaaatgctcatccctaatatattatatttataattattttttgctttttatttaaagttaaaataaaaaaaaactagatgGGTAAATTACCAAAATTGTCCTGAGGTTTTGGAATTGCCAAAATCATCTACGTGTTAATGATACATTTGAACTTAGCGATTTAGATgtaaatgacaacaaaattgaaacatcAAGGGTCCAGTTACAAAAATTCCATTTCTAAACTAAAGTGAGCAAACCTCTGGGACAGTTTttgacattttactctaaataTGATATTAAAAAGTGTTGTTTAGCACTAATTATTTAGTTGCCAGATCAAACACTTCTTTTGCTTTCAATGGGCAGACAGGAGCTATAAAAATTAACATGTCCCTCCTACAATTCTAGCGTGCTTTATGTCCCAACGTTGTGTTGGAGTAACATTTGAGAAAATCTGCATTTCCCTTTGTGTCGTACCTAATAGCCTACGTCGATCCGACTATAATCTGACACGTAAGAAAAACTATACGAGCGACTGTAAAGACGCGTTTTTTTGGTTACTTCTCTTGGGAGTATATAAGTGAAAAGATATCTACCAAATTATCAAAAACATAACAAGAAGTTTTTTTAAGCACAAAAAAAGGTCAAAAAGTCGAGGATTTTTGCTAAACTAAGGACCAGATCATTGGCTCAAAGCTAATATGTTATATAAGAAGGTAGCTTCAAAACTCTAAGATCTTGAATGTGTTGCTGCAACTATAGGATACCAAACTGAATGAAATGTATCccttaaaaattaaataaaatggaAGAGATGATGGATGCATTTGGTTGACCAAAAGGGGACAAGTCTCACTAGTTTAGTTTCTTTGCCAATCTGGAATTTCTCCTAGCAATGATCTCAGCTGCCCAACTCTTGCCAATATCTGTTTGAAACTTTCCTGCAGTACAAACATCAACGCAAAGCTTACAAGCACATACAATGCCTAAGAAAAACATAGAGGCTGCATAAGATGAACATAATCATTTTATTGTGAATGATGGTTTGTAAGCAGAAAGATTCAACGTACCGGCTGTTGACAGGAAAAACTCATCCAAAACTCTGTCATGCTCTGCAATAACATGGTAACATGAGAATCTCAATAACAAACGATATTGAaagattttgtttattttttcacTTATATTCATCATAATTAGCACATTAATTACTTAaaatttagagttaaatgtcattttagtccctgtggtttgggccattttgccagtttagtccaaatgtttcatttttcgcctgtgagtccaaaaaggtttcaccgttgccattttagtccactgggttaacttcatccatttttataTTAAGAaaaaggcaattcggtcattttatatgtaattctgtgaGCTAGAAGGgaaattcggccatataaaatgaccgaattgcctttctcgttaacagaaataatggatgaagttaacccagtggactaaaatggcaaaggtgaaacatttttggacccacatgcgaaaaatgaaacctttggactaaactggcaaaatgacccaaaccacagggactaaaatggcatttaactctaaatttATTTAAGAGTTAAGTACACAGATGATGCTATGGTTTTAGTCCCAAGTTTTAAAAAATTACACTTACAGATAGGGCTGTAAACaaactgaacgaacacgaacgaggtcatgttcgtgttcgttcgttgaGGAAATGCagatgttcgtgaactgttcgcgaacacatGTCGAACAGAAGTTtatgtttatgttcgtttgttaagcgAATTcagttgttcgcgaacagtttgtgaacactGGTCACGAACCACAAACAAACGTAAACTAAAGCATACGAAAACACAAACGGACATTAAACTTGAAATTAAAAAGAAAGCACCATTAACCTTAAACATCGACACAAGTAGTCAAATACAATCATTAAATGATAAATCAAGAATTCAAGACACAAGAAGTCTATTACAAGCACCATATAATAAATCAAGTTTAGCTAACTTAAGACGTAATTATCTAAGTTGCTTAGACATATCCCAAAAAATGTCTTCAGTGTCCAACTTCTTCATATGTTTAAATAAGggtttacattttactatttttacTATTTTGTTAggtggaagcagcctctctattcctacggggtagaggtaagtctgtctacatcttaccctcctcagaccctacctttgctttgctattggtgggatttactaagtatgatgatgatgatgatgacgactaTTTTGTTAGGTGACTAGAAATCTTTAATGTCTAGAGTATGACAGTTATAGTTAAACACATAACTAGTATgctatgttgtcaaaagcccCCAATCACGCGCAACCCAGCGTGGCGCCCTAAAAAGCGAGCTTTCAGGCTCTCaggtaggggtgttcatcgaatcgaatatcgaattttcgaattattcgaatcgaattattcgaataattcttatttttccttgaattcgtattcgattcgaattcgattaaaacttaccgaattcgattcgaattcgtattcgaataaaaaacccaattcgtattcgcttcgtattcgattaaaaattcgaattcgaatcgaattcgaataaattcgatttaattcagattctttataaacatgtaaaaactatcaaaatgaaacataaattttaaagcatcCATAAGCACGATATCACATTATAAAGTTCCAAATAAAGTACCataagtctaaaattcaaaacgagaagtcgAATAACCACACCACACTAAAAGTTAATATTTATAGGGTTataaatctattgatagatttgttacttaggttttagttatggACTTATGGGccatgtagtgggtttggtaataTGTAATTTTAATATTtggaaaaaaatttgaaaatatatagtatagcttaataaaagttttatatgcattatatttaaaaatcataaataaaaatgtatagtttttattcgaatttcgaatcgaatcgaatttgaaattataaattcgtattcgattcgtattcgatttacttgactcgaattgaatcgaattcgaattcgaattcaaattcttttaatcgaaacgaattcttgataatcgaatcgaatttaaacgaatttcgaatttttcgaattcgaaacgaattctgaacgCCCCTACTCTCAGGAGCTGATTTACCTAAACTAGCCCTTAACAAGCCTAAAACATGTCTAAAACCCCTAAAAATGGTATTTTTATACTATGTGCCTAGCTTTAAAAAGCCCTCGCTTTTTAAGCACCTTGAGTGTGCCTTgggcttttgacaacatagctAGTATGGCTTTATGAAATGTATTATTTATGGAGGAGTTCCCTAGATCCATTGCTCAGCTCGTGCCATTTATATCACGGACCTACAACTTTATCTACCCATGATCTTGAGAAATCTAAACCTAGAGATATGAAACTTTTATAATTACCCTTGGTTTTAATAAGCAGGAGGTGATTTGAGAACATTTACTACATTTTTAATCCTTGAGCACCCAAAACTTgaattaataaaaatatacatacgatttcagaaaggggtggcggcgcagcctgtctaccttctgttttgatgtaacttggcaAGTTGTCATATTGAAGAACTTATTCAAAAGTTAAGAtctttagtttaaaaaaaaaatatgtaaaatCAAATAAGCTCTATGTACAACTAGAGTTGGCTCAAAAGAACAGATATATAATGAACAAAAGCTCTTTGTACAAACAACTAAAAAGCTAAAATATAAGCCCAACCAAAAAAGCTATTTATAACTAGAAAGCTCAAACATATGTACAACCTAAGAATCTCTATGTACAACCTAAATAAGCTCAAGTAACCAAAAAAAATAGAATGATATATATCAGAAGAACAGAAAAAAAATTCAGAAAGGTGAatcaaaaaacaataataaaagaaatacaCAATTAAACGATACAAGAGAGCATGATTTAGAAAGCTACAAAGTACAATTCTTTTGCTCTTTTTTCTCATATTACCTAATTACACACTCAAACAATTAGATTTGACATGATAAGTCCCAGATTAATCTTCTTTTGGGACCAACATATAAATACCGTGGGTGCATATGTACTCTCATGGATGTTTTGTGCTTGATGGGAATGGCATTCTTATCCAACAGAAACTCACACGCTATACGTACGTGGTAAACTAGTAATAACAAGTTCTAGTTGTTTACCTGTTTCATATTCAAGTGCCTGCAATATCATCTCGACCTGTataataaattataataaaacACTAACTTGTTATATCAAAAAccaatgttttgaaaaatcacatctttaccaaaaaaaaaaatagactAAAAAAAGTTTATGCATAAACATACTTTATCAAAATCTTTCACGAGATTAGCCTCAAGGGAAGCATTATCCTCATATTCTCTCCAAAGTTCTTGGATTTCTGCCGCTGTTGGTTACGGAAATCATTAACGGCTCAGatttgttgaaaaaaaaagaaacaaatacAAACTTTAGATAAAGAATAAGTAAAAGTACCCCTCATTCCACCACCAAGAATGTTACACATTTCGTTTAAAGCCGCTTGTTCAAGTTTAGTCTTTTCTACTTTAGGTACACCGTCAGATGGTGTTATATCTCCCACAATCGCTATAAAAGTCCGATTATATTTAAAGactaatttaaaaataaaaagagttaaatgccatttgagccggtttggccaattttgcgactttcgtccacagttttgtttttccgcatctggacccaaaatgtttgaaatcttgccattttcatccagctcgttaactccatccatttttttttCTCTCCGCTATGTctggggtatttccgtcttttttgttaacttaaagggcaattcggtctttttcactttatgtacaagcatttagcataatgtacaagtattcaaaataccCTTACTAATAAAACATAAACACGGagaaaaaaagacgaaaataccccggTATTAAtgggagaaaaatggatggagttaacgagccggatgaaaatggcaagacttcaaaccttttggatccagatgcggaaaaacagacctttggacaaaagtcgcaaaagccaaacctcaaggacgaaaatgacattttactcaaaataaataaaaaaaaaaattcataaaaGTAACTAAAAAATGGAGGACTAATATGTACCTTCCGCAATGTCATGCACAAGTGCAATCTTGATACACCTATTATCAAGTAAATGAAGTTTATGGCTCAAAGTTACTTTTTATTTTATACTGGTTTAGGGTTAATAATGCTAGAAAAGGGTAATTAAATCGAACCTTTCCCTGTTAATACCGGGAAGATCACCAACGATTAAAGCCATTATTGCCATTCGATACATATGGTCAGCAATAGACTCCGGACCCTTAATATCATGATTGACCCATCCCTTCCTCTTTGTTGTCTACATTAGAGGAAAAAAATACTAACTCAGCTACATATAAATCACAAATTTTGTAAGAATAATACAAAAAGAGAACTCAAATAAAGCAGCATCTTATTAATTCAGAGACCCATGGTTCTTGGATCTGACACTTtgatataaatatttaaaaatataatttgaaCCATTCAATGTCGGCTTAATTCTAGCTTGGCTTTAATAAGCGTGTGGCGCTCCGATGCATTTTGATCCCAAAAGCTTATGCGCGAGCATGATGCACGCTCATCACGTGTGCGAGGTGtttgttattaaaaaaaatactaaaaagtTACTTAGATATATTTTTTAACTTATAACACtaagctatgcagttaatgcggtaaaatatcggatatcggtcaaggaccgatatttgaaataaaGGTTATCTCGGcgagatatcggtgggatatcggtaattttaatataatgtagaatttatatatatagcaatttaacaccaataattcagtgatatatcggttatatcggtcaatatcgccgataatatcggtaccgatatttgacaccggTATTTTACTAAGGGgtcgatattaactgcatagacaGTAAGATAATTAGATATTCTCATCATCGGCTCTGGTAAGATTTGATCAATCAGTGGTGTCTAATTTGATCAAATACTCAAACCCATCGCTCAATCGATTTTCAGTTTGTTCAATCAGACTTAAAAACCCTCAGACTCATTGCAATCAATGGTCTAATTCGTTCATATACCACATCACATGCACATCATGTGATGCACGCATCAACTGCGGAAATGCGATCTCATCACCAAATCATGCTCTCCTTACGCACGCATTTTATAACCAAGATTCTAGCATACTTATTATCCATCTATTCATTCTTGTAAATTAATTGAAATACTTCACAGAAAAAAGTAAATTAATTTTCATTATTTCAAaaaaaagagtttttttttttcgagTTAACTGGCATTTTCGTCCCTGCAGTTTGTCCAATTATGCCAGTTCataccaaatttcaaatttgtaccatttccATCCCTGACATTTTTGAAACATGCCATTTCCATCCAAAAAAGcatgagttaactgccatttacgtccttgtggtttgtccaaAAATTCGATTCAACCTTAGTTTTTGGATGGTACTGGCATGTTTCAAGAACGCTAGGGACGAAAATGGTATAAATTTGAAATTTGGCCTGAACTGGCATGATTGGACAAAACCacaggacgaaaatggcagttaactctttttTTTATGAATGTTAATTATTCAAACCATGGTATTATCTTACCTTTAACTGTAGAAGCATCTTCATGTTcataaatttcaaaaaaaaaaaatctatatacAATTCACCCTCAATCACATCCCCCAAATTACAATCACAAACAAACTAATCAGCATAAAACAGATTCATGCAAAG
The sequence above is drawn from the Helianthus annuus cultivar XRQ/B chromosome 12, HanXRQr2.0-SUNRISE, whole genome shotgun sequence genome and encodes:
- the LOC110892674 gene encoding uncharacterized protein LOC110892674 — its product is MDRHEWGIIGGDCLVLSCCCQCLILQILVFVLLKLPIKVWRKIKVCMKRKFRRTRKAALEHCAAAVMGGQQRRSPCRVAAEGSTLEGSNGCMEEVEKVLGEMCEKDEFSFGSFWRGDDDNCLEDDFRICFVNQQLGFHDHDGKYHLTQVFGPLLMQLI
- the LOC110894556 gene encoding 5'-deoxynucleotidase HDDC2, with amino-acid sequence MAAVKPCSSSSPHTLYRYLTNPQRIHRPCLFKLPFNSRDRKLRSVRCQTPESEPKRSAVSSDVTETTSSCSSCIDFLTLCHSLKTTKRKGWVNHDIKGPESIADHMYRMAIMALIVGDLPGINRERCIKIALVHDIAEAIVGDITPSDGVPKVEKTKLEQAALNEMCNILGGGMRAAEIQELWREYEDNASLEANLVKDFDKVEMILQALEYETEHDRVLDEFFLSTAGKFQTDIGKSWAAEIIARRNSRLAKKLN